Proteins from a single region of Cupriavidus sp. MP-37:
- the mdoH gene encoding glucans biosynthesis glucosyltransferase MdoH, with translation MELHLTPRLKQRPAQAAACERYLDRLPVSPEVRSELLADGASMGAAAAPVTPLASVTPVIPVTADGRDAQEAITRLQSRLAGKEAPPAHGSSAYASVQRRFAMAYGNPQVGGAPLLRRREDGTVKVDTGPAPERSSMVPRQWPPHIVTGWLRNTWRRMLGRPPVPETWDTLHDGPDAEGKWHPAGSHRRWVLLGLVSIQTVLATYFMTSVLPYHGTDPLEIAILVLFAILFSWVSAGFWTAMMGFLVLAKGGDKHLISRSAVPDRPDAPIAPEARTAIIMPICNEDVTRVFAGLRATYESLARTPHLANFDFIVLSDSGNPDLRTAEHDAWMELCRAVGGFGRIFYRWRRHRVKRKTGNVADFCRRWGSKYRYMVVLDADSVMSGDCLATLVRLMEANPGAGIIQTAPLAVGRETLYARVQQFATRVYGPLFTAGLHYWQLGESHYWGHNAIIRVKPFIEHCALAPLPGRGPLSGEILSHDFVEAALMRRAGWGVWIAYDLEGSYEELPPNLLDEVKRDRRWCQGNLMNFRLWLKQGFHVVHRAVFLTGIMAYLSAPLWLLFLLLSTAMLAKHALVPPEYFTQQYQLFPTWPEWHPEKALALFSATATLLFLPKLASVALLMKQARRYGGAVQLFASMLIEVLLSALLAPTRMLFHTKFVIAAYSGWGISWKSPPREDAETTWGEAFRRHGWHTALGLAWGGLVYWLNPSYVLWLLPIVGSLALSIPLSVMLSRVSLGRASRNAGLFMIPEETLVPREIVETQQHVENAAETPNFVDAVVDPVTNALMCATATPRVVQPESARKRHESLVEHALTHGPRALTPAQKHVLLGNPFALARLHELVWGSPLADAGWKDTRMLVRRAANVVPLRPRAA, from the coding sequence GTGGAGCTACATCTTACCCCCCGCCTAAAGCAGCGACCGGCCCAGGCGGCGGCATGCGAGCGCTATCTCGACCGCCTGCCCGTATCGCCTGAAGTGCGCAGCGAACTGCTGGCCGATGGCGCAAGCATGGGCGCCGCGGCGGCACCGGTCACACCGCTGGCTTCCGTGACGCCGGTGATCCCGGTCACGGCCGATGGCCGCGACGCGCAGGAGGCCATCACGCGCCTGCAGTCGCGCCTGGCCGGCAAGGAAGCGCCGCCGGCGCACGGCAGCAGCGCCTACGCCTCGGTGCAGCGGCGCTTCGCCATGGCCTACGGCAATCCCCAGGTTGGCGGCGCGCCGCTGCTGCGGCGGCGCGAAGACGGCACCGTCAAGGTCGATACCGGCCCCGCGCCCGAGCGCAGCTCGATGGTGCCGCGCCAGTGGCCGCCGCATATCGTCACCGGCTGGCTGCGCAACACGTGGCGCCGCATGCTGGGCCGCCCGCCGGTGCCCGAGACGTGGGACACATTGCACGACGGGCCCGACGCGGAAGGCAAATGGCATCCCGCCGGCTCGCACCGGCGCTGGGTGCTGCTGGGCCTGGTCTCGATCCAGACCGTGCTGGCCACCTACTTCATGACCAGCGTGCTGCCGTACCACGGCACCGACCCGCTCGAGATTGCCATCCTGGTGCTGTTCGCCATCCTGTTCTCCTGGGTGTCGGCCGGCTTCTGGACGGCGATGATGGGCTTCCTGGTGCTGGCCAAGGGCGGCGACAAGCATCTGATCTCGCGCTCGGCGGTACCGGACCGGCCCGACGCGCCGATTGCGCCCGAGGCCCGCACCGCGATCATCATGCCGATCTGCAATGAAGACGTGACGCGCGTCTTCGCGGGCTTGCGTGCCACCTATGAATCGCTGGCGCGCACGCCGCACCTGGCCAACTTCGACTTCATCGTGCTGTCGGACAGCGGCAATCCGGACCTGCGCACGGCCGAGCACGATGCCTGGATGGAACTGTGCCGCGCCGTCGGCGGCTTCGGCCGCATCTTCTACCGCTGGCGCCGGCACCGCGTGAAGCGCAAGACCGGCAACGTGGCCGATTTCTGCCGCCGCTGGGGCAGCAAGTACCGCTACATGGTGGTGCTCGACGCCGACAGCGTGATGAGCGGCGACTGCCTGGCCACGCTGGTGCGGCTGATGGAAGCCAACCCCGGCGCCGGCATCATCCAGACCGCGCCGCTGGCCGTCGGGCGTGAAACGCTGTATGCGCGCGTGCAGCAGTTCGCCACCCGGGTGTACGGGCCGCTGTTTACCGCCGGACTGCACTACTGGCAGCTGGGCGAGTCGCACTACTGGGGCCACAACGCCATCATCCGCGTCAAGCCGTTCATCGAACACTGCGCGCTGGCGCCGCTGCCGGGCCGCGGCCCGTTGTCGGGGGAAATCCTGTCGCACGACTTCGTCGAGGCCGCGCTGATGCGCCGCGCCGGCTGGGGTGTGTGGATTGCCTATGACCTGGAAGGCTCGTACGAAGAACTGCCGCCGAACCTGCTGGACGAGGTCAAGCGCGACCGCCGCTGGTGCCAGGGCAACCTGATGAATTTCCGGCTGTGGCTCAAGCAGGGCTTCCACGTGGTGCACCGCGCGGTGTTCCTGACCGGGATCATGGCGTACCTGTCGGCGCCACTGTGGCTGCTGTTCCTGCTGCTGTCGACGGCGATGCTGGCCAAGCACGCGCTGGTCCCGCCGGAATACTTTACGCAGCAATACCAGCTGTTCCCGACCTGGCCCGAATGGCATCCGGAAAAGGCCCTGGCGCTGTTCTCGGCCACGGCCACGCTGCTGTTCCTGCCCAAGCTCGCCAGCGTGGCGTTGCTGATGAAGCAGGCGCGGCGCTACGGCGGCGCGGTGCAGCTCTTTGCCAGCATGCTGATCGAGGTGCTGCTGTCCGCGCTGCTGGCGCCCACGCGCATGCTGTTCCATACCAAGTTCGTGATCGCGGCGTACAGCGGCTGGGGCATTTCGTGGAAATCGCCGCCGCGTGAAGATGCCGAGACCACCTGGGGCGAAGCCTTTCGCCGCCACGGCTGGCATACCGCGCTGGGGCTGGCATGGGGCGGGCTGGTGTACTGGCTGAACCCGTCCTATGTGCTGTGGCTGCTGCCGATCGTCGGTTCGCTGGCGCTGTCGATCCCGTTGTCGGTGATGCTGTCGCGGGTGTCGCTGGGCCGCGCTTCGCGCAACGCCGGGCTGTTCATGATCCCGGAAGAAACGCTGGTGCCGCGCGAGATCGTGGAAACGCAGCAGCATGTCGAAAATGCCGCCGAAACGCCGAACTTCGTCGACGCCGTGGTGGACCCGGTCACCAATGCGCTGATGTGCGCGACCGCGACGCCGCGCGTGGTGCAGCCGGAATCGGCGCGCAAGCGCCACGAGAGCCTGGTCGAGCATGCGCTGACCCACGGGCCGCGCGCGCTCACGCCGGCGCAGAAGCACGTGTTGCTGGGCAATCCGTTCGCGCTGGCGCGCCTGCATGAACTGGTGTGGGGTTCGCCACTGGCCGACGCCGGCTGGAAGGACACGCGCATGCTGGTACGGCGCGCCGCCAACGTGGTGCCGCTGCGTCCGCGCGCCGCCTGA
- a CDS encoding glucan biosynthesis protein G: MSQIATPRIAVPFTLPAAGPEARRRSARVGARIAAWLGGGALALCAMAAHAFDFDTVAARARQLAASPYKAPAQNLPRELRELTYERYREIEYKPERFAWRGTRSPFELSFFHEGMVFDQPVRIHEVVGNSVREFRFDPSAFNYGPHKVDAAKLKGLGYAGFRILYPLNQGKRKDELASFLGASYFRALGKDQWYGLSARGLAVDTALNSGEEFPRFVEYWIERPGANAKEITIYALMDSRRMSGAYRFTIKPGAETAMEVKSRLYLRENVTKLGLAPLTSMYLFGENQPAPAQDFRPEVHDSDGLSIHLGTGEWVWRPLVNPKRLLVTSFAATNPQGFGLMQRDRSFNSYQEIGAWYERRPSGWVQPRGNWGSGRVELVQIPTPDETNDNIVAYWVPDNPPKPKQAFDYEYRLLWQKDGEQEPPLSWVTQTRLGQGQTRSKEDTSFSLVVDFEGPAFRRLPADVRIDPVVSADANGELLKTSVQRNDATGGWRMTMLMRRKDETKPVELRGYLRNGNTTLSETWSYILPPA; this comes from the coding sequence ATGTCACAGATCGCCACGCCACGAATAGCCGTACCGTTTACCTTGCCCGCTGCCGGCCCGGAGGCCCGTCGCCGCTCTGCGCGGGTCGGGGCACGGATCGCGGCCTGGCTCGGCGGCGGGGCGCTGGCGCTGTGTGCGATGGCGGCCCATGCGTTCGACTTCGACACCGTCGCGGCGCGCGCGCGCCAGCTGGCGGCTTCGCCTTACAAGGCGCCGGCGCAGAACCTGCCGCGCGAATTGCGCGAGCTGACCTACGAGCGTTACCGCGAGATCGAGTACAAGCCCGAGCGCTTCGCCTGGCGCGGCACGCGTTCGCCGTTCGAGCTGTCGTTCTTCCACGAGGGCATGGTGTTCGACCAGCCCGTGCGCATCCATGAAGTGGTGGGCAACAGCGTGCGGGAATTCCGCTTCGACCCTTCCGCGTTCAACTACGGCCCGCACAAGGTCGATGCCGCCAAGCTGAAGGGACTGGGCTACGCCGGCTTCCGCATCCTTTATCCGCTGAACCAGGGCAAGCGCAAGGACGAGCTGGCGTCGTTCCTCGGCGCTAGCTACTTCCGCGCGCTTGGCAAGGACCAGTGGTACGGGCTGTCGGCACGCGGCCTGGCGGTGGATACCGCGCTCAACTCGGGCGAGGAATTCCCGCGCTTCGTTGAATACTGGATCGAACGTCCGGGCGCCAATGCCAAGGAGATCACCATCTATGCGCTGATGGATTCGCGCCGCATGAGCGGGGCGTACCGCTTCACCATCAAGCCCGGCGCGGAAACCGCGATGGAGGTCAAGTCGCGCCTCTACCTGCGCGAAAACGTGACCAAGCTCGGCCTTGCGCCGCTGACCAGCATGTACCTGTTCGGCGAGAACCAGCCGGCGCCGGCGCAGGATTTCCGGCCGGAGGTGCATGACTCGGACGGCCTGTCGATCCACCTCGGCACCGGGGAATGGGTCTGGCGTCCGCTGGTCAATCCCAAGCGGCTGCTGGTGACGTCGTTCGCCGCGACCAATCCGCAGGGGTTCGGGCTGATGCAGCGCGACCGCAGCTTCAACAGCTACCAGGAAATCGGCGCGTGGTACGAGCGCCGGCCCAGCGGCTGGGTGCAGCCGCGCGGCAACTGGGGCTCGGGCCGGGTGGAGCTGGTGCAGATCCCGACGCCGGACGAGACCAATGACAACATCGTCGCGTACTGGGTGCCCGACAACCCGCCCAAGCCGAAGCAAGCCTTCGACTACGAATACCGCCTGCTGTGGCAGAAGGATGGCGAACAGGAGCCGCCGCTGTCGTGGGTGACGCAGACCCGGCTGGGCCAGGGCCAGACGCGCAGCAAGGAGGACACGAGCTTTTCGCTGGTGGTGGACTTCGAAGGCCCGGCCTTCCGCAGGCTGCCGGCGGACGTGCGCATCGACCCGGTGGTTTCGGCCGATGCCAACGGCGAGCTGCTGAAGACATCGGTGCAGCGCAATGACGCGACCGGTGGCTGGCGCATGACCATGTTGATGCGCCGCAAGGACGAAACCAAGCCGGTAGAGTTGCGCGGCTATCTTCGCAACGGCAATACAACCCTGTCCGAGACGTGGAGCTACATCTTACCCCCCGCCTAA
- a CDS encoding RT0821/Lpp0805 family surface protein translates to MLTRQTTPSASLARPALRAALAGALGAVLLCAAPAHAYFDNYLSGTIIGTLNDKEGASLAKSVRTALNDTADGQSVAWTFPAAGRRQQIDGTITPVESKTDKGQPCRRLKSELKRGSAEEHWSGWFCKQSNGQWKSRHVGE, encoded by the coding sequence ATGCTGACCCGGCAAACCACACCCTCCGCCAGCCTCGCCCGCCCCGCCCTGCGTGCCGCACTCGCAGGCGCGCTGGGTGCCGTGCTGCTCTGCGCCGCGCCGGCGCATGCGTACTTCGACAACTACCTGAGCGGCACCATTATCGGCACGCTCAACGACAAGGAAGGCGCGTCGCTGGCCAAGTCGGTGCGTACCGCGCTGAACGATACGGCCGATGGCCAGTCGGTGGCGTGGACCTTTCCGGCCGCGGGACGGCGCCAGCAGATCGACGGCACCATCACCCCGGTCGAGAGCAAGACCGACAAGGGCCAGCCGTGCCGGCGCCTGAAGTCAGAACTCAAGCGCGGCAGTGCCGAAGAACACTGGAGCGGCTGGTTCTGCAAGCAGTCCAACGGGCAATGGAAGTCCCGCCACGTGGGCGAATAA
- a CDS encoding surface-adhesin E family protein: protein MMFRIVRHAAALVGCVFGLALPQAHADDGAVPATDVAPASASRPAAAAGLYECQVPGTATVFRSTPKEGCRLVAAPDPGAPDPQRWLPLMGANGVISYFDQSAVRRQGSQVGVVVMRNSPSGVIRTASGEPIRSSLKRMVLNCATSMYAVVEQTLYSKRFARGDSLYTIRAPHSGTFQVAGPGTIAGELLRKLCR, encoded by the coding sequence ATGATGTTCCGCATTGTTCGACACGCAGCCGCGCTGGTCGGCTGCGTGTTCGGCCTGGCCCTGCCGCAGGCGCACGCCGATGACGGCGCTGTGCCGGCCACTGACGTGGCGCCGGCCTCTGCATCCCGGCCGGCCGCTGCCGCCGGCCTCTACGAATGCCAGGTCCCCGGCACCGCCACCGTATTCCGCTCGACACCCAAGGAAGGTTGCCGCCTGGTGGCCGCACCCGATCCCGGCGCGCCGGACCCGCAGCGCTGGCTGCCGCTGATGGGTGCCAATGGCGTGATTTCCTATTTCGATCAGTCGGCGGTGCGCCGCCAGGGCTCGCAGGTTGGCGTGGTGGTGATGCGCAATTCGCCGTCGGGCGTGATCCGCACCGCCAGCGGCGAGCCGATCCGCTCTTCGCTCAAGCGCATGGTGCTGAACTGCGCCACGTCGATGTATGCCGTGGTCGAGCAGACCCTCTACAGCAAGCGCTTTGCGCGCGGCGACTCGCTCTATACCATCCGCGCGCCGCATTCCGGCACCTTCCAGGTGGCCGGCCCCGGCACCATCGCCGGGGAACTGCTGCGCAAGCTATGCCGCTAA
- the ribB gene encoding 3,4-dihydroxy-2-butanone-4-phosphate synthase, with translation MSSFSTEAIAPAAFADATARATADTIAHADPRALDLRIEQALEAMRAGRPVVLLDDDDRENEADLILAAERLTQANMAMMIRECSGIVCLCLPTDKVRSLGLRPMVEHNRSQYGTAFTVSIEAREGVTTGVSASDRITTIRAAIAADAGADAVVSPGHVFPLVARDGGVLERRGHTEGSVDLARMAGLSPAAVLCELMNPDGTMARRAEALAFAEMYRLPVLTIEDLVAWRRRHG, from the coding sequence ATGTCTAGCTTTTCCACCGAAGCCATTGCCCCCGCGGCGTTCGCGGATGCCACCGCGCGTGCCACGGCCGATACGATCGCGCACGCCGATCCGCGCGCGCTCGACTTGCGCATCGAGCAGGCCCTCGAAGCCATGCGCGCAGGCCGTCCCGTAGTGCTGCTCGATGACGACGACCGCGAGAACGAGGCCGACCTGATCCTTGCCGCCGAGCGCCTGACCCAGGCCAACATGGCCATGATGATCCGCGAATGCAGCGGCATCGTGTGCCTGTGCCTGCCGACGGACAAGGTGCGCAGCCTGGGCCTGCGGCCGATGGTCGAGCACAACCGCAGCCAGTACGGCACCGCCTTCACCGTGTCGATCGAGGCCCGCGAGGGCGTCACCACGGGAGTCAGCGCGTCCGACCGTATCACCACCATCCGCGCGGCGATTGCCGCGGATGCGGGCGCCGATGCCGTGGTCAGCCCCGGCCATGTGTTCCCGCTGGTGGCGCGCGACGGCGGCGTGCTGGAGCGCCGCGGCCATACCGAAGGTTCGGTGGACCTGGCGCGCATGGCGGGGCTGTCGCCCGCCGCGGTGCTGTGCGAGCTGATGAACCCGGATGGCACCATGGCGCGGCGCGCCGAAGCGCTGGCCTTTGCCGAGATGTACCGGTTGCCGGTGCTGACCATCGAGGATCTGGTCGCCTGGCGGCGCCGGCACGGCTGA
- a CDS encoding acyloxyacyl hydrolase produces the protein MAALLALAGCLSTAACAAPAIQLGYGFDDSHHVQKAEIAMLWDSGLAWGNPQGWQVDLQWEVNVARWLSDSNNNPNDLWEFGASPVVRIGWWRHTWVPFLELSVGARVLSGTRTSDDHVISSAFQFSEYAGLGVMLGKDRNFAAGYRIQHLSNGGIKEPNPGTTFHVIYLRYRF, from the coding sequence GTGGCGGCGCTGCTTGCGCTGGCCGGGTGCCTGAGCACGGCCGCATGCGCGGCGCCTGCGATTCAGCTTGGCTACGGCTTCGACGACAGCCATCACGTGCAAAAGGCGGAGATCGCCATGCTGTGGGATTCCGGCCTGGCATGGGGCAACCCGCAGGGCTGGCAGGTGGACCTGCAGTGGGAGGTCAACGTTGCGCGCTGGCTCAGCGACAGCAACAACAATCCGAACGATCTGTGGGAGTTCGGCGCTTCGCCGGTGGTGCGGATCGGATGGTGGCGGCACACCTGGGTGCCGTTCCTCGAGCTATCGGTGGGCGCGCGGGTGCTGAGCGGCACGCGCACCTCGGACGATCACGTCATCTCCAGCGCGTTCCAGTTCTCGGAATACGCCGGTCTTGGCGTGATGCTCGGCAAGGACCGCAACTTTGCCGCGGGCTACCGCATCCAGCATCTGTCCAATGGCGGCATCAAGGAGCCCAATCCTGGCACCACCTTCCACGTCATTTACCTGCGCTACCGCTTCTGA
- a CDS encoding helix-turn-helix domain-containing protein — METLTPASEATLDFPGLLRYWRGKRGYSQLALSLAAGVSQRHISFLESGRARPSREMVLALAERLGVPLRQRNRLLLASGFAPAYSEHALSAPPLQMVQQAIALILAKQEPYPAVVLDRFWNLVDANAAYRRMFDTLLGGRAPASLADDPHRINLMLTVFDPDGLWPVIENARQVGRYLLRRVWQELQVQAHDQTARALFARIADWHPDMVGPGGVLLPEDDGSDGPPPPLLPVVLHAGAFRASLFSTLTTLGIPQDVTLQELRIECFFPADDATRLLFETQGGAQDRAVRSGSAGK, encoded by the coding sequence ATGGAAACGCTGACCCCTGCCTCCGAGGCCACGCTCGACTTCCCCGGACTGTTGCGCTACTGGCGCGGCAAGCGCGGCTACAGCCAGCTGGCGCTGTCGCTGGCCGCCGGGGTGTCGCAGCGCCACATCTCCTTCCTCGAGTCGGGGCGCGCCCGTCCCAGCCGCGAGATGGTGCTGGCGCTGGCCGAGCGCCTGGGCGTGCCGCTGCGCCAGCGCAACCGGCTGCTGCTTGCCAGCGGCTTCGCCCCCGCCTACAGCGAACACGCGCTGAGCGCGCCGCCGTTGCAAATGGTGCAGCAGGCGATCGCCCTGATCCTGGCCAAGCAGGAGCCGTACCCGGCGGTGGTGCTGGACCGCTTCTGGAACCTGGTCGACGCCAATGCCGCCTACCGCCGCATGTTCGACACCTTGCTGGGCGGCCGCGCGCCGGCATCGCTTGCCGACGATCCGCACCGGATCAACCTGATGCTGACCGTGTTCGATCCCGACGGCCTGTGGCCTGTCATCGAGAATGCGCGCCAGGTCGGCCGTTACCTGTTGCGGCGCGTCTGGCAGGAGCTGCAGGTGCAGGCGCACGACCAGACCGCGCGCGCGCTGTTCGCACGCATCGCCGACTGGCATCCGGACATGGTGGGGCCCGGCGGTGTGCTGCTGCCCGAGGATGACGGCAGCGACGGGCCGCCGCCGCCGCTGCTGCCCGTGGTGCTGCATGCGGGCGCGTTCCGTGCGTCGCTGTTCTCGACGCTGACCACGCTCGGCATTCCGCAGGACGTCACGCTGCAGGAGCTCCGTATCGAATGCTTCTTCCCGGCCGACGACGCCACGCGGCTGCTGTTTGAAACGCAGGGCGGGGCGCAGGATCGCGCAGTCAGAAGCGGTAGCGCAGGTAAATGA